AATGAACGGTAAGTGAATGAAACTTGTTGAAAGTAATTTGGTAAAACTCCCATCTGTTCACAAGAGCGATTTGATCCCTATAAGTACAATCACGGGCTTGTCCTTAGCATAATTAATGATTTAACAATTGTTGCACCATTGTATTTTTGTtactatttatgtttttgcaattTGTCTTGTGAACAAACAAACCATCAATAATCTTTTGCAATTTTAAAGTGATTTTTTACTAGTTATCATCAACCAATTCTTTCTACTTCTTATcgagtttgacactcttactttaGGCCCAATTTTTTTGGCCCGTTCTCTCAGAATCTTGAGAAATTGGACCTCCCCGGATTCTCCAAGAATCTTGAACCCACATTTTTTCGACAATCCTAGCTAGTTCAAGATTCTGGAAAAATTTAggaaaaaactaacgcccacacgtgtggcatcttgcacatcgcccacacgcctccattacCACTTATTTTGCCACATGTGAACAGATGACGTCAGCAGGAATCTTtctggttttcggcttaaaaatgttttatctcctaattaaaaatcaaattaaaaatccgttttcaccattaaatccgtctcgacgaaatcttcaaaactagaccctaTGTTGATATGTTTAGACGaattttttttgcccaaaagttgccatgatgtttgcACTGTAgctgccatagtgcttaaactaaagttgccatgtggcaattttagtttatagagcatggcaattttagtattttgatgatggcaattccagtactttgatcatgaaaattattttttgtatgaactatggcaattttaagtgcatgtatcatgtcaattttagtttatggttcatggcaagtctcgtttcttaattttctgttttgtaatatgtcaaaatttaattttaaatatagaaaaaaatagctgaaacatatcatggcaacttcagtgtaaacaccatggcaattcatgtgaAATAGAGGAGGCAACTTTTAAGCCAAAAAAATTTCGTCGacatatattgatatgagatctagttccGAAGATCTCGCCGCGAGAGATTCAATGGTGGAAATGGAACTTCAATCAGATTTTTCAtgtaagagataaaatattttaaaaactaaaaatacaaaaagattctcacatgcatgcatgcggtgacatggcgCAGTCTGTGTGTTATAGGGCATGTGGGTGAGTTTCGCTCCCaacacacgtgtgggcgttagcattGTCCAAAATCTATGGGAAGGTCTGATTCTCAAGATTCTGTGAGAATCGGCCAAAAGAGTTGTCTTTCATTGAAAAGATTATGATAGTTCATGTAAAGTTGTGGCTTATGAACGCCCTATTAGCTCCTCATGCCCGGATGGGCAGAAAGTCCTAACGGGTGCCTTTCGAACGCGCGAGGCCAACACATCAAGCTGCCGGACACACATATGCATGGTCGGGCAAAACATTGGGGTGGACTAGTATGGGATCCGGACTACAGGTGCAATCTACGATCCGTCACTACGGGCCTTTGGATTTGCAATGAGTGGCTCAGATACAGGCAGGTACTTTTTCAGCCACGGTGGTGGTCCATTTCTCATTTACACCCTGCACATAGTCCACTTTGATGAAATCCCCCCTTCAGCCAACTCTTCGTCATCCTCCATCCCGTCGGCGACGACTTGCTCTGTTCCCCATCCAACTCTTCCCCATCCTCACTAGGGTCCATGAAATCCCCTCCCGTCTCTAATTCTGGGCGCCGAAACCCCCTTGTGTCGATTGCGGCAGCCCTTCTCTAGCCAGCTCTTCCCTGTCCGCTAACCCTAACCATGAAATCCCCTCCCAACATCATTTACTGGTCTGACCCCTACTAGTGTCGAAGAGTACCTTGCGAGGGCGGTGGCGGCGCAACATCTCCTGTTCAATATTCCAAGGAAGTCACGGTTAGTACAGTCCTGCTTTGATATGTTAATCACTCATTTTAGTTTAGTAGACTTATCTGATATGAGCTGCACTTCTCTAATATGGATCCAGTTCCTGACTGGATTTGTGCCACATTTTGCATTTTTTATTTGATAGGGATAGCAGAGAAGTGAAGGCAACATTTTGTTGTTGCTGCTAGTAGTAAAACTGAGTACAACATTGTTCTAATAAATGGAAGAAACAAGTGCGACCTCGCCCCCACCAGTCCTGGCATGCCCGACCAATCCATGTAGTGTACTAGCAGCCATCTCAGGTGAATTGTTGGCATGAAAAAGTGCTAATCTATCTAGTACTTCCTACAATACTTGTGCCTCAGCTTGTTCTTTTGATTTTGCAGAATCAGTCAATAGTGTCCCAATGACAGAATTAAGTGATGCTCACTCTGTTTCAGAGATTAATTCCAGTATGCTTTATTTTGATGAATTCTCTACACCCAAGAAGAGACAATGCTTTTCTCTAGATGTAAGTATAATGCAGATTTTATAATGATGGTGACCTGAATTTCTGGGTGTTTGCCTCTGATATGAGTACATAATATCTCATAAATATCTTCTATCAAACTGAATAAAATGTTATGTAATACCAGACAACCATGAAATGCAAATTTATAGAATTGTTAGGCATGTTTAATACACAAAACTTATGCCTATACTCCAGACCCGATCTTTCCAAACTGTGAAGGTTGCGTTTAATAAAAAAGGTTATTTTTCTAATAAAAATAGTTGCTTTTCATTTTGCAGGGTTCATTGTATAAACCAGTGTGTGATGAGGCACTTAAACCAACCATAGGCATGAAATTTGATGATATTGCTGCTGTGGAGGCATTTTACAAGAAGTATGCACATCATGTGGGATTTGGTGTCCGCCTTAGGGCGCAAAGGTTGGTGAACAATGTAATTCAGTGGAAGCGTTTCTTATGCTCAAGGGAGGGATACCGATCCTCAAAAGGTACTTGTACTGTTAATTGCTTGGATAAAAATTCTTCAAATAAAAGACGCAGGGTCAGAGTCACTAGGTGTGGATGTGAAGCTCACATTTATGTCAATCGGGACAATTGCGGAAAATACAAGATAGCTTCAATGACTGAACATCACAATCACGAACTAGTGTCTCCTAGCAAGCAACACTTGATAAGATCAAATAGGAAAGTAAGTGACAAGGTGAAGTCAGTACTCTTTGATTGCCACAAAGCTAGCATCGGCCCAGCCCAAGCATATAGGCTACTTCATGTTCGTGCAGGGAGGTTTCAAGATGTTGGGTGCACCAAGAAAGACTTACAGAATCACTATTCTATGTTCAAAAATAAAATCAAGAATTGTGATGCTCAAATGCTAGTGGACCAATTTGGGAGACTGAAGGAACTCAACCCTGGATTTTTCTTTGACTACGAAGTCGATGAAACTGGTACACTATTGCGTTTGTTTTGGGCAGATCCAACCAGCAGGAAAAATTACAGTCATTTCCATGATGTGTTGTCCTTTGATTCCACATACAGCACGAACCAATACGACTATATTTTCGCGCCTTTCACTGGTATCAACCATCATATGCAGAGTGTGTTTCTAGGTGCTGGTTTCTTACTCAATGAGACGgccaaggactacgtctggttgttTGACGTTTTTctcaagggacaattgcatttttacccctagttggttcctacccacgggttttgcccttacttttcgagcttgctcagttttgcccttactttttccgtcgaggtccctcgaatgccctttgaccgtttgaccaaaactttcaaaattgataactaattcatatgaactcagaaaaatgcaaataagatatcaaaatgttcagataaatattacctttatgtgcatatcatttgcattcaggacaaaagcaccctttaaactacccgatgtaattaatgttattaacattattaaaaataaaaatgtataaacaatattttttttcatgaataaaaattacatgcaaatgtaggtgatgttttctgaacatccagataacttatttgcatttttctgagttcgtatcaacttgttatgaagtttccaaataatggtcaaagtcgttagaacattcttaacaagatgatacgaactcagaaaaatgcaaataagatatctggatgtttacgaaacatcacctacatttgcatgtaacttttattcatgaaaaaaaatattgtttatacctttttatttttaataatgttaataacattaattacctcaggtagtttaaagggtgcctttgtcctgaatgcaaatgatatgcacataaaggtaatgtttatctgaacattttgatatcttattttcatttttctgggttcatatgaattagttatgaattttcaaagttttggtcaaacggtcaaagggcattcgagggaccacgatggaaaaagtaagggcaaaactgagcaagctcgaaaagtaaggtcaaaacccgtgggtaggaaccaactaggggtaaaaatgcaattgtcccttttcTCAAATGCATGGGTGGGGTTGCGCCTGGCGTTATAATAACAGATGAGTGTGGTAGCATGAGGAAAGCTATCGAGGCACTTCTACCTAATACCATGCACCGGTTGTGTATGTGGCATATTATGCGGAAGGTTCCTGAGAAGGTTGCTCCTGAATTGAGAAGCGATGAATTATTCTACAAGAGAATGGATTCTTGTGTATGGAATTCTGAGACACCTGCAGAATTTGAAGAAAGTTGGAAGTCTTTAATATCAGATTTTGGCTTACAAGACAATACATGGTTTGGAAAATGTTACTCGATCCGTGGGTCATGGGTGCCGGCGTATTTCATGGACACCCCCCTTGCTGGTATTCTTAGAACCACCTCTAGGTCAGAGAGTGAAAACTCATTTTTCAAGAATTTTATCCGGCGCAAGCTCGCTTTTATTGAGTTTTGGCTTAGGTTCGACACAGCCTTGAAATGTCAGAGACAAGAGGAGCTGATTGCTGACCACACAAGCATTCATACGACACCTAGCTTGCTGACATGTTGGGAAGTGGAAAGACAAGGCAGCATGATATTCACTCATGAGGTCTTTGCCTTGTTTCAGTCAGAAGTACTTGCTGCTAGAGAGCATTGTGATGTCCAGGAAACCACAACTGTGGGGGAACTCAAGATCATGTTGATTAGTGATCAAAGTCATAGGAAAAACAAGGTAAGAGAGGTACGTTTGGAAACAACAACCATGATTGCTAAATGTTCTTGCAAGCTATTCGAGTCTAAGGGCATTGTGTGCCGGCATATCATACGTGTCTTGAGGGGTGCGAAGATAAATGAGCTTCCAACCTTCTATGTACTCAAAAGATGGGAAAAAATGTGCAAAAGGTAATTTCTTCTTCCAAAGTTATAGATTTTTTCTGGAAGATTTAATGCTTCTTACATTGTTATATTTTTCTGTAGGGATGTTGTGTACGATGATGAAGGAAATCCActtgaagataatcatgttgactGTGTTGACATGGATACAAGAAGAAAGATCTCTGCAGCACGGGACAAATTAGAACATATCATCAGGTGTGCTAAAAAGTCGAGCGGAGGACTTGACTTACTCAATACGGGTTTGTGCAATCTCAAATCAGCTATCTTGCAATCCGCCCCTGATGTACCTCAGACTGCACAAGAAGAGCAAGAATCATTCGTTGGTAGCATGATCCCCGCCCAAGTTGATATCCTAACGCCGACTAACATCAACGCGAGGGGTACATGCTCCAGAATTAAGGGCCATAGAGACAATGAAAAGAAGTCAGGGGCAAAGAAGATCAAGTTAGGGGTTAATGTACGAGTGCCACGCAATTGCAACACATGCAAGGAAGTCGTGTTACATGACAGTCGTATTTGTTCGAAGAAAAAATGAGTTGTAATGTACTAAGTAACTTGTAATGTACTAAGTAATGAGTTGAGATACTGGATCTTAATGTTAGCTAACATGTACTGTACTAAGTAACTTGTAATGTACTAAGTAATGAGTTTAGATACTGGATCATTGGACTAAGTATGTTTGCCATTGTATCCCTAGTGGATATGCTCTCAATGTAATTATCCTATTTCCTGTTGAGTTAATGTCTTGACTGGCTGGTACAACTTTTAGTGCTAACAGTTGGCTGGAAGAAATAGTTCACTTTAGATTCATTACTTGATTTCTTTTAATGGACAACACTTAAATGGCTGGTACAACATGAACCAGTCAATGTAATTAGAGGCGTGATCTCATACAACTCGGGGATCCGGATGTTCAGTGCTTAAAGAAAAAAGATAGGTGTTGCTCTGTTGTTTGCTTTGCCTGGACAATTAGACAGCCAACCCGTAATCGCAACGACCCAATTGCAAGAGCggagctctaccaactgagctatatCCCCCCCCAAATAGGTCAACCTTTTAAACTGCCTGCTACAAAACAACTGGATACTTCTTTAGACAAAAGTCAATGCCGCATTTTCATTGCTGGAGAACAATAGTGTATAGGTACAACATAAATTCAGGGAGAGAGAAACGATCAAGCGATCAACAACAAATTACTAGAAAACTAATTAACAGCAAGGAAGAGGCCAACAGTCGCCTGAAGCTTCAGTGGTAACATCGTCCTGCTCAGCTCCATGAATCAACAATTGATGCAGCCTTGGATGAGTCCACAGGCACCCCTCTTCAACTGACATGATTAAAGGTCTGTTCGTTCCATTCTAACCAAAGTACATCCATACAACAGCTTGCGAAAAATAGGTACAGCCATAACCATACAATTGGACAAATTATTCAGCAAAATATCATAGAACAGCAACCTGTGGATGCAACCGCAGCGCCGGAGATTGTTGTGCCGTCAGCTGAACAAAGGCTCTTCTCATTAGGCTGCTTTTTAATCACATCGGTTCAGCAGGTCAGACTAACTCTGATGAACAACAACAAGTGCAGTATATATCCATATAGCTCCAGGCATACTCCAGAAGCTATCAAGCTACACTGCCACTCTGCCACTGGGTTAGAGAAATAGAAG
This window of the Triticum aestivum cultivar Chinese Spring chromosome 5D, IWGSC CS RefSeq v2.1, whole genome shotgun sequence genome carries:
- the LOC123121158 gene encoding protein FAR1-RELATED SEQUENCE 5, which encodes MEETSATSPPPVLACPTNPCSVLAAISESVNSVPMTELSDAHSVSEINSSMLYFDEFSTPKKRQCFSLDGSLYKPVCDEALKPTIGMKFDDIAAVEAFYKKYAHHVGFGVRLRAQRLVNNVIQWKRFLCSREGYRSSKGTCTVNCLDKNSSNKRRRVRVTRCGCEAHIYVNRDNCGKYKIASMTEHHNHELVSPSKQHLIRSNRKVSDKVKSVLFDCHKASIGPAQAYRLLHVRAGRFQDVGCTKKDLQNHYSMFKNKIKNCDAQMLVDQFGRLKELNPGFFFDYEVDETGTLLRLFWADPTSRKNYSHFHDVLSFDSTYSTNQYDYIFAPFTGINHHMQSVFLGAGFLLNETAKDYVWL
- the LOC123123652 gene encoding protein FAR1-RELATED SEQUENCE 5, whose amino-acid sequence is MRKAIEALLPNTMHRLCMWHIMRKVPEKVAPELRSDELFYKRMDSCVWNSETPAEFEESWKSLISDFGLQDNTWFGKCYSIRGSWVPAYFMDTPLAGILRTTSRSESENSFFKNFIRRKLAFIEFWLRFDTALKCQRQEELIADHTSIHTTPSLLTCWEVERQGSMIFTHEVFALFQSEVLAAREHCDVQETTTVGELKIMLISDQSHRKNKVREVRLETTTMIAKCSCKLFESKGIVCRHIIRVLRGAKINELPTFYVLKRWEKMCKRDVVYDDEGNPLEDNHVDCVDMDTRRKISAARDKLEHIIRCAKKSSGGLDLLNTGLCNLKSAILQSAPDVPQTAQEEQESFVGSMIPAQVDILTPTNINARGTCSRIKGHRDNEKKSGAKKIKLGVNVRVPRNCNTCKEVVLHDSRICSKKK